A genome region from Natronobeatus ordinarius includes the following:
- a CDS encoding four-helix bundle copper-binding protein → MALQQIDHADEEIRACIDNCLEAAQACEWCADACLDEGEEMARCIRLCRDAADLATLHARFMARNSGYHADLAGVCADALEECAEECEQHEHDHCQLCAEVLPDAVETCREMAAH, encoded by the coding sequence ATGGCGCTCCAGCAGATCGACCACGCGGACGAGGAGATTCGAGCATGCATCGACAACTGTCTCGAGGCGGCCCAGGCCTGCGAGTGGTGTGCCGACGCCTGTCTCGACGAGGGCGAGGAGATGGCTCGCTGCATCCGGCTCTGCCGGGACGCGGCCGACCTGGCGACGCTCCACGCCCGCTTCATGGCCCGGAACTCGGGCTACCACGCCGATCTGGCGGGCGTCTGTGCCGACGCCTTAGAGGAGTGCGCAGAAGAGTGTGAACAGCACGAGCACGACCACTGCCAGCTCTGTGCCGAGGTGTTGCCGGACGCCGTCGAGACCTGTCGTGAGATGGCCGCCCACTGA